One Nitrospirota bacterium DNA window includes the following coding sequences:
- a CDS encoding TlpA disulfide reductase family protein — MSGRFVYWLKRVVVVLLFIAGIGGSLPPGAEGMRGSTLQIGDSPPKIVLSDVQGRPVALFDEMRGKVVVLHFWASCKQCLEEVPLLNSFYRSHKDKGLVILAVNVGQSKEWIEKFLREVKVSYPVLLDANMKAARSYGVRAVPQTFIIDRKGLIRYKILGGVTEKTLKRSVLGLL, encoded by the coding sequence ATGAGCGGGCGTTTTGTGTATTGGCTTAAGCGGGTCGTGGTTGTTCTTCTGTTCATAGCGGGCATAGGGGGCTCTCTGCCGCCCGGCGCCGAAGGGATGCGGGGCTCGACGCTGCAGATCGGCGATTCCCCTCCGAAGATCGTCCTGTCGGATGTGCAGGGCCGGCCGGTTGCGCTTTTCGACGAGATGCGGGGCAAGGTGGTTGTCCTCCATTTCTGGGCGAGCTGCAAGCAGTGTCTCGAGGAGGTGCCGCTGCTCAACTCTTTTTACCGCAGCCATAAGGATAAAGGGCTCGTGATCCTCGCCGTGAACGTCGGGCAGTCCAAGGAGTGGATCGAGAAGTTCTTGAGGGAGGTGAAGGTCTCCTACCCGGTGCTGCTCGATGCGAATATGAAGGCGGCGCGCAGCTACGGAGTTCGGGCAGTGCCGCAGACCTTCATTATCGACAGGAAGGGGCTCATACGCTACAAGATCCTCGGCGGCGTTACCGAGAAGACGCTGAAGCGAAGCGTTCTCGGCCTCCTCTAA